Within Sorghum bicolor cultivar BTx623 chromosome 2, Sorghum_bicolor_NCBIv3, whole genome shotgun sequence, the genomic segment ACATAGTTTGTATGGGTTTTATGACAAAGGAAATTGCCTATCATATAAACACGCCCCTTTGTCGCCCCCTAAgtcaagatggcaacgggtatGTACCCGACGAGTAGTGGCCACCTATACATGCACCCGTAATGTCTAAATTTTACCTATTAGGTTACCCATCCCCGCATACGGATAGGAAAATGCTCACACACTTGTACCCGCGGGAAAATTCTACGATAGTATACCTGAGAATTAcatataaggccctgtttagttctccatctaaatttttttcgtctatcccatcgaatctttagacatatgcatggaacattaaatatagataaaaaaataaactaattacatagtttggttgaaaatcgcgagacgaatcttttaagtctagttagtctatgattagccttaagtgctacagtaacctacatgtgctaatgatagattaattatacttaataggtTTATCTTGTAGTTTCtagacgagttatgtaatttgttttttattagtctctaaaaacccctcccgacatccttccgacacatccgatgtgacacccaaaaaattttcatttccaatctaaacaggccctaaacatCAGACATTCACacaaaaaaataaatcattCTAAGCCTCCAACAAGTTACAAACTAATATTCATATAATAACATCAACTTCATATATATCCTAGGAGAGTTTAGTTGGATTTAGACCAAATTCATGGGTTATATAGGCTAAAATGACAAGGGTGGCTAGTTATTTTGGCGGGTATTTTTTACCAGCGGGTAGGCGGGTATGGGTAGTATACACCCACACCCGTACCCGTCATACCCGATGGGTATAGGATTTTATCCAATAACGTACCCATAGGTAGAAAATTCATCCCATGCCCACCTCTTTATCGGGTAAAACCCGTCGAGTACTCGGGTTTTgggtacccgttgccatcttgaccaaagaaaaaaatagcggcgctatagctgCTGAACAGGTTTGCCGCTAAGCTATTTGTATTTTTTCCGCTATCACAACTTTCACTGTTATTAtgcgctatagcgccgctaaaTTGCATTTGCTATGACAACTTTATCCGCTATGACGCGCTATAGCACCGCTATGACAAATCTTACTCTCAAAACTCCGTCGTAGACtaaattattatttattatttgcaACTAATTTGGTATTTTGGACAATTAAGCTTTCATGAACAATGTTGTAATGTCATATTGATGTTTAGTAAAGTTACCTAGACTTATAAAAACATGTTTTTATTCATCGAAATTCGTATTTACCATATATTTTTCATTAATTACTCGTGTTTTAATgtattttgttttataaaaacGTTATGTGTTATAGGGCTGCTATAGCTGCTGAAAAAAGTTACCGTTATTTTCAATAGCCCGCTATTTTAAACTTTGATCTTGACCCTAAGGCCCAGACCTCCCTCACCCTGACCAGCATCAGCTGTATACTAACAACGGGGAGCTAAGATTAATCCATATATAGCCCCTCTTAAATGGTGACATGCTCAGCGGGTCGATTGGTTTTCCTAAGGGCTTATTCAGTTAGTCTATAATGAGCCCAAAAACCATTCCAACTTGATCAAGTTTATAcaaattagcgaaccattcttTCCAAGAAATGGATTCTGCGAACCGAACTAGgtctagggcttgtttagtttcaaaattttttttgacaaaaatagacactgtagcactttcatttgtatttgacaatgtccaattatggactaactatgctccaaagattcgtctcgcaaattacagttaaactgtgtaataagttattttttatctatatttaatgctttatgcatgtgttgcaagattcgatgtgacgaagaatctgaaaaatttaaaatttttttttaggaactaaataaggccctaAGTGATTTGCATGACAAACGTATCTTTTTCCATGGTTGTTTGAAGAAAGGCCCTAAGAGAAAATCAATATTTATGACACAAAACAGGTACTACAAAAATATATATTCCATTATGAATCTGATCTCATTTACTTAAcatcatattatatatatatatatatatatatatatatatatatatatatatatatacaactcAGTAGGAGTATATCCCTAGTTTTGTAACCAGCAGGGGCATGTCAAGATTTTTTATAACCTTGATCAAATTAAAATTCTTTACCctaaagtttgatcaaattaaAAAACACTGCACAATGACTAATAAACTATGCTCAACTTTAAGTCATTGTACaatgtttttcttttataataaatcagcacaCAGTACCATCATAAGCAAAATTTCAGTGAAATGAACAAGCAGCTGAGAAATACGGAATGCAAACCATTCACTTAAATCTTTTTTCCTCAATTCTGAAAGGATTGCGATGTACACAAATTCAAAACCACAACTTGATGCATTGGCGCGCAAACATTAGTCGCgcagctctagtttctctctttGCTTTCCACAACCACAACAGCACAACAGAGACCAACAAGGAAGAAATAAAATTACAGCACCGCCGTTCACACATCACTAGGCGAATGCAGCGAGGCCGTGTGGAGGGAGGGAAGAACTCCATTCCCTTCTTCAACCTCCTCGTCTTCTGACACACGGCCTCCCACGAAACCCGGACGCACATTTCCGGCCTTGCTCTGCTAGCTCCATTGCTTGGCAGCAGCAAAATCAGGGGTAGTTGACCAAGGAACGGTAGGTCTTGCCGGGCGTCCACGCGGCCGGGATGGCGTTGCTGGCGACGAGCACCCTGCCGGAGTCGGAGGTGAGCCGGAGCCCGAACGGCGCTCTGAGCCTCCTGCCGTTGTTGAGGCGCCACGTTGCGCCCCAGTTGTGCGCCATGGGCGTCCACACGCTGCTGCCGGCCTCCATCAGGTCGACGGCGCTgaggtcgccgtcgtcgtcctcgaACTCGATGAGCACGTTGAAGTAGAACGGGTTGGCGCCCTGGTCCACCTTGAAGGCGACGTTCACGCCGGGGTACTTGCACGGCACCCTCCTGTACTGGACCCTCACGACGCCGCCGGCGCGGACCTTGTCGGCCATGCCGCGCCCGGGCTTCGCCATGGCGCCCATGGCCGTGCCGCTCATGTCGAAGTGCGCGACCTCGCCCGGGAACAGCCCGCCCGGGGACAGGTCCGTGATGACGATGGTCACCGGCTGGCCGGAGCACGCCGCGTTGCTCGTGCATTTCACCTCGTAGCAGGCGCCGCAGCCCTCGCCTCCCCTGTAAAGCGGCGCGCTCCCCGCGGCGATCATCGAGTCGAACGGCTGCTTCCCGACGGCGGTCTGGTAGCCGCACGCGCCGCCTGTACGTTTTCATtcacaaattaattaatttcaacGACATCAATCCAATGCACGTTTTCATATAGTATTAAGTACTTTGGCTGGCATCGACCGACATGAACACACAAGCAGCAAGGGCATGTCACTGACCTTCACCGCCGTCGCCGTTAGGGGCGCCGTAGTAcgtggcgccggcgccggacaGCCAGCCGCCGGAGCCATAGAGAGTGGTGTGGTTGGTGTGGGACTTGGCAGGAGTTGCCGGCTTGTGGCTGGCTTTGACAGCAGGCGCGGCCGCTGGCTTGTGGATGACTCTGGCTGCAGGCTTTGTCTTGGGCTTGGTCTTGCTGAGCTTGCGGCTGCAAGCAATGGGGCTCACTAGAAGTGAGAGCACGACCACTGCAGCCAGCAGTAATGTGCACAGCTTCGCCGCCATTGTTCTGTTGAGCTAGCTAGATAAGAGACTAAGAGATCTGCTGAGCTAGCTCGATTGTTCTGTTGCAGCAGTGGGCACGAGAGGGGTATTTATAGGGCACTTTGGGGAAGGGATTGATGCACAACTAACTTTGGGGACGATTCTATACCGGTCGATTGAGATTATTGGGGAGAACGTGACGAGTTGGTGTGCAGTGGAAAAAGTCCAAGCCAACCACTGCTTTAGCTTCTACTAATAAGCACGAGTAGGGAAATTTAATCTGCAAGTGCGTACTTGTGGGCGAATGCCCTTCCGGTAGTTCGGGGCTTAGAGCTCAAAACATTATTGTACAATGCAAGTTGCGTACTATCAGGATGCATAGAAGTATACAACAGTGCCTAAGAGAATGAATtagtacaatttggaatggagggtagTAGCCAAAATAATGTAAAAAAAGATTTATAAACTGGAGTTTAAAAATAGTTACAAATAGTTTAAACATattgattataatctttaagtCTGATGGTCTCAATAAACTAAACTATTGGAGAGAAAAAAACTATCTGTCATAATAACAAATGGCGTAAACATTACAAAAAATTTACaagcatataaaaatatatatgtgtGAAAATGAAATATTTTAAACAACCTTTTATAATCTTTACTAGACTAGAGATGGGGAGACAAGCTAGTTATATCCCTCCACAAATTTTCAGTGACAGACtcaatttaaataaaaaaagtaaaaaaaactaaatacCTTAATACTGCTAATTGGACGTCTTGAATGGAGCCTTCATGCACGTGGAAAAACATAAATCCTGGAACTTCTCACAAGAACCATATACAtcttatctttaatttggtgacTCCAATCATCATCACAAATGCACATCGTGCCTTTCATTTATTATCTCACTATCTTTTCTAAAAACTTATCCAATTTTGCTATTATGAAACATGCATGAAGTAACAATAATCCATTCCCATGGGAATTGGAGGGGAACGAAGTAGTGCCCCCTTTAATCTCATCCAATCCCATGGGGAACGATTGACCCAAATTGACCTTAGGGTGACAGTAAAACTCCCACTATATCACATAAACACATAAATGGATCATCATTGACCTAATTCGAATTGGGTCCAGTGTCGCATACACTCCTCCCCTCAAAGGGCATGACGTCCTCATAGACCCAACACATCCACAATAGAGAAACTAATGATGAGGAACGAACTCTTAGCACAAGTAACTGTGCATTTTCATGTTGGCACATGTGCCATTGCATGCAGCATAAGTGACATGTATGTTCCCCTAACTCACACATTTGTGTCCATGAAGATTTACTTTGATACCATATGTAAGGCCCCAAAGTCTAaacatctagatctactctacaTATTGAACTCACCCCCACCCACCCACACCACATCAACACACAAAATAGGCCACTTTTCACCTAATTCAAATTGTGCTAGTTGTGGTCGAGTCCACCTTAAACTTGGACTTAACCTCCTTCGCTGCTACCACCACCTCAGACTCCACAAAACACTTCCATCTACATTGTCTCTTCCTCTTTGTCACCATTATAAACATTGCCTCTCTTCCTTGTCCTTTTTCAACTCTTGAGGGTTTGTTTAGTTGCATTCGTATCCACCTCAATTCACATGCATCAGAGTGAATTGCGGTAAAAATTAAACTATGTTCCATCTAATCCATTctaacacacatggattgaggtgcactactacaaaaaaatttagaaggcGTTTTGGAAACCCTATCGGAAGTGGACGCCCTATTTGCCCACCTCGGTTAATGCCCACGATTAACAGAGGTGGGTATTTTTTATCTACCGAGGCAGGCACCTTAAGCCAACCACCTCCAAATATAGCCTATTTATAGAGGTGGTCATCTTAAGGTGACCGCCTCTGTAAATCTATTAACAGAAGTGGGCGCACTATAATGTCTGCCTCAAAAAGGCTAAGGCCCAACCAGCCCAAGTGAGGCTCGATAGCCGTCTTCATATACAGTTATGGACTTAGAGTGTTCCCTCCCCACTAAAACCCTCCTCTCAGACCGACTGAGCGCGCGGCGCCGCTCTCATGAGTCATGacctcactcactcactcactctctctctctctctctatctctctctctctctctaagacAACAGTGCTTCCCTCTCTACCTACCTCCCTCTCCCTCACTCGGTGGCGTGCGCAGGGGTTGCTCGGGAGCTGGCGATGTTTAAGCATCATCATTTGTACAATATGTCTCAAATAGATGGTGTTGTATCCACTGTTGCACCCTATCAAGAGCAGACATGTGTTGTGGACATTGGCAGGAGACCTGAAGTATGTGACATTTCATCCGACATGCCATTAATTAAACCAGGATGATGAGGCTGTCCTTGTTGTTCATGCTGCTGAGGTTGCTCTTCTTAATATgaaaaattaattaaatgctaataGTGAAGCTGAAGAGTGTAATGAAGCAGAGGATGATTACTGGAGTGAAGAAGAAGTTGCACCTGTTGAGGtagatagtgatgatgagtagTTTGTGTACTAGTGACCATGTGTCATCTAATATTATGTATTCCAAGTTCAGTTGAACTGCTAGTGAACCATGTAATATTATGTGTACTAAACTTGCTCTGTGCTGACCAAAATGGCAGTTTGGTGAGGAAAGTGGTCTATATGGCCTTTAAACCTGAACTTGAGCTGTAATTGTCCTAAATGTCATTTCAACTTGGCTGTGTCAATGAAATTACAAATTTGgtctttattttttatcttaACTTGTGATGGTCAAAATGGCTACATGTGTTGTATTTCAAGTCCAAATGACGATATGACATGTATATGGTGCATGTGTTGAATTTCTAAGTCCAAATAGCTAAAATGGCATATATTTCTGTTGACACAAGTACTGTTGTCAcctctttttattttatatatggATATGGTACTGTGATGTGAAGCTAACTTGTGAAGTTATCTGAATATGGATTATGTGATAATGCCATGTCGAATTGTTTATCAATTTTAGCAATCATGAATTTGGATTGTTGTTTCTTTTTGAATGAGATAGAGTATGGATCTCACATGATAGCATTGAGTTCCAgtttttttacaaaaacaaaGTCTGTACTAAGATGGACTGGACAAGTCTATACATAATAGATCTTGATGCTTATCTCAGTCAAAAATAAAGTCTGGCACTCCAATGCCTGTTGCAGAATTTGTTACTGACCTTCCTCAATTCATTCTCAGCTTGAACCTGAGAAAGGGGATAATAGCAGTAATGATGCTGGCACTGGATTAAAGGGGATAGGGATTAAGGTGCTATACTACTTAGAAAATTAACTCTATGCTTATAGCCTCCAGCCTCCTACTAGGAGCCTAAGACTGTGCAAATGAGCTCAAGCTTATAGCCATTGCTTTCCTGAGTTGTTGTCACTGGTGGAGCCTGCCTGTGGGCATCATGACAATCCTGTGACATGTCttaatttttcttttatttgctTGTCAATGCATTGAGTCAAGAAATAGCTAGCCATTGTTTTGATATTTTTGTTTACAGACTTACAATCTACACATTGTTGTTTTGATATTTGTTTGTTTACAGGCTTAATCCTATTTTGAAAGTGTGACAATACTCAGATGATATGGTGATTATGGGTCTTTATTTGAGTCCAGTTAATTTGGCCCTCAAT encodes:
- the LOC8057963 gene encoding expansin-B11, whose translation is MAAKLCTLLLAAVVVLSLLVSPIACSRKLSKTKPKTKPAARVIHKPAAAPAVKASHKPATPAKSHTNHTTLYGSGGWLSGAGATYYGAPNGDGGEGGACGYQTAVGKQPFDSMIAAGSAPLYRGGEGCGACYEVKCTSNAACSGQPVTIVITDLSPGGLFPGEVAHFDMSGTAMGAMAKPGRGMADKVRAGGVVRVQYRRVPCKYPGVNVAFKVDQGANPFYFNVLIEFEDDDGDLSAVDLMEAGSSVWTPMAHNWGATWRLNNGRRLRAPFGLRLTSDSGRVLVASNAIPAAWTPGKTYRSLVNYP